The proteins below are encoded in one region of Triticum aestivum cultivar Chinese Spring chromosome 1B, IWGSC CS RefSeq v2.1, whole genome shotgun sequence:
- the LOC123127649 gene encoding uncharacterized protein — protein MGDNQGLVKALEKLAELITVKAEGVASPGVLVPQPEVIQKIELMPNEIKMEGVTNYLSWSRRALLILRTKGLEGYVRGKVDEPANRASEEWKKWSVIDSLVVAWLLNSLTPSIAAAVETLPHAAEVWKTLETLYSGKGNIMLMAQIEDRVNELKQGDKSVMEYVAELQHLWADLDHYDPLELPHSECIVATKKWVECRRVMKFLKGLSSEFEGRRAGLFHQPKLPSLEEAVAAMAQEEVRLKLTRTGEANASRSAFTVSEWKETRECFNCGEKGHISINCTAQRREIRGRGRGYSRGGYRGVRGRGNSRGSNYSSGFKANLANLATQEEGTSTTSQEESKSRSQEDNTFGNFAHFVYTGEGEDDWKETWDRNQA, from the exons ATGGGGGACAACCAGGGGTTGGTAAAGGCGTTGGAGAAGCTAGCTGAGCTCATCACTGTCAAGGCAGAGGGTGTGGCTTCCCCAGGTGTGCTTGTTCCTCAGCCTGAGGTGATACAGAAAATAGAACTGATGCCAAATGAAATCAAGATGGAAGGGGTCACAAACTACCTAAGCTGGTCCAGAAGGGCATTGCTAATATTGAGGACAAAGGGGCTGGAAGGCTATGTCAGAGGGAAAGTAGATGAACCGGCGAACAGGGCAAGTGAAGAGTGGAAGAAGTGGAGTGTCATTGACTCTCTGGTGGTGGCATGGCTGCTGAACTCCTTGACCCCATCCATTGCAGCAGCCGTGGAGACTCTTCCCCATGCAGCAGAGGTATGGAAAACCCTGGAAACATTGTACTCCGGGAAAGGGAACATAATGCTTATGGCGCAGATTGAGGATAGAGTAAATGAGCTAAAACAAGGGGATAAGTCGGTGATGGAGTATGTAGCAGAATTGCAGCATTTGTGGGCTGACTTAGACCACTATGATCCACTGGAGTTACCACATTCAGAATGTATAGTTGCTACTAAGAAGTGGGTAGAGTGTAGGAGAGTGATGAAATTCTTGAAGGGACTTAGCTCAGAATTTGAAGGAAGGCGTGCTGGGTTGTTTCATCAGCCAAAGCTCCCCTCGCTTGAGGAGGCAGTTGCAGCAATGGCACAGGAGGAGGTCAGGTTGAAGTTGACCAGGACTGGAGAAGCGAATGCATCTCGCTCAGCATTTACTGTGTCTGAATGGAAGGAGACAAGAGAGTGCTTCAACTGTGGAGAGAAAGGTCACATAAGCATCAATTGCACAGCACAACGCAGAGAAATACGTGGTAGGGGAAGAGGTTACAGCCGAGGTGGATACCGGGGAGTTAGAGGCAGAGGTAACTCGAGGGGTTCGAATTATTCCAGTGGCTTCAAAGCAAACTTGGCTAACTTGGCAACGCAAGAAGAAGGGACGTCAACAACCTCTCAAGAGGAGTCGAAGAGTAGAAGCCAGGAGGACAACACCTTCGGGAACTTTGCCCACTTTGTCTACACAGGGGAAG GAGAGGATGACTGGAAGGAAACTTGGGACAGGAACCAGGCGTAG
- the LOC123127641 gene encoding branched-chain amino acid aminotransferase 2, chloroplastic, giving the protein MDCGTASHGALLAAAPLAGRRPRLLPLSPPPSTPSIQIRNRLYSMSLLPLRKARCMGRREASLASNYTQTSEFADLDWENLGFGLVQTDYMYTTKCGPDGNFDKGGMVPFGPIEMNPASGVLNYGQGLFEGLKAYRKTDGSILLFRPMENAMRMQTGAERMCMPAPPVEQFVDAVKQTVLANKRWVPPTGKGSLYIRPLLVGSGAVLGLAPAPEYTFLIFASPVGNYFKEGLAPINLIVEDKFHRATPGGTGGVKTIGNYASVLMAQKIAKEKGYSDVLYLDAVEKKYLEEVSSCNIFVVKGNVISTPAIKGTILPGITRKSIIDVALSKGFQVEERLVSVDELLDADEVFCTGTAVVVSPVGSITYQGKRIEYAGNQGVGAVSRQLYTSLTSVQMGQVEDPMGWTVQLN; this is encoded by the exons ATGGATTGCGGCACAGCCTCGCATGGCGCCCTGCTcgccgccgcgccgctcgccggCCGGCGGCCCCGGCTGCTgcccctctcgccgccgccgtcgacgccgTCTATTCAG ATTCGGAATCGACTTTATTCGATGTCACTGCTTCCGCTTCGAAAGGCCCGATGCATGGGAAGACGCGAGGCTTCTCTAGCAAGTAACTACAC GCAGACATCGGAGTTTGCTGATTTGGATTGGGAGAACCTTGGTTTTGGACTCGTGCAAACTGACTATATGTATACTACAAAATGCGGGCCAGATGGGAACTTTGACAAGGGTGGGATGGTGCCGTTTGGGCCGATAGAAATGAACCCAGCATCCGGAGTCCTGAATTATGGACAG GGATTGTTCGAAGGCCTAAAGGCGTATAGAAAAACTGATGGCTCCATCCTGTTGTTTCGCCCAATGGAAAATGCAATGAGGATGCAAACTGGTGCCGAGAGGATGTGCATGCCTGCACCTCCTGTTGAGCAATTTGTGGATGCAGTAAAACAAACCGTTTTAGCAAACAAGAGATGG GTGCCTCCTACCGGTAAAGGTTCTTTGTACATTAGGCCACTACTTGTGGGAAGTGGGGCTGTTCTTGGTCTAGCACCTGCTCCTGAGTACACATTCCTTATTTTTGCCTCCCCTGTTGGGAACTACTTCAAG GAAGGATTAGCGCCAATAAATTTGATAGTTGAAGACAAGTTTCATCGGGCCACCCCTGGTGGAACTGGAGGTGTTAAGACCATTGGGAATTATGCCTCG GTCTTGATGGCACAGAAGATTGCAAAGGAGAAAGGTTATTCTGATGTTCTCTACTTGGATGCTGTTGAGAAAAAGTATCTTGAAGAAGTATCTTCGTGTAATATTTTTGTTGTGAAG GGCAATGTTATTTCAACTCCAGCAATAAAAGGAACAATATTGCCGGGCATCACAAGGAAAAGTATAATTGATGTTGCTCTGAGTAAAGGCTTCCAG GTTGAGGAGCGGCTTGTGTCGGTGGATGAGTTGCTCGATGCCGACGAAGTGTTCTGCACGGGGACCGCCGTCGTAGTGTCTCCCGTAGGTAGCATTACATATCAAGGGAAAAG GATAGAGTATGCTGGCAACCAAGGAGTCGGCGCGGTGTCTCGGCAACTGTACACCTCGCTGACAAGCGTCCAGATGGGCCAGGTGGAGGACCCCATGGGCTGGACCGTGCAACTGAATTAG